A single Pantoea rwandensis DNA region contains:
- a CDS encoding ABC transporter permease: MSIPDTLAASRRQARTLPGSRWLWLTLPALLFFCAFWLLPFARLLQIGMQNDRTTQHSGYWTVISQPNYLFSLLNTVLLSLAVTLVTLVIAAVVGCFLARQRFAGRGTLLALLTFPLAFPGVVVGFLVVMLAGRQGLLAQISMSLVHERWTLAYSLTGLFIGYLYFSLPRAIVTLVAASEKLDRSLEEAARSLGASQWRITWDVIVPGLQPALLSTGALCFATSMGAFGTAFTLGTDLAVLPLTIYGEFTNYANFATAAALSVVMGAVAWLALMLARRLAHKGAA; this comes from the coding sequence ATGTCGATTCCCGACACCCTGGCGGCTTCACGCCGCCAGGCTCGCACTTTGCCGGGCAGCCGCTGGCTGTGGCTGACGCTGCCCGCACTGCTGTTTTTCTGTGCCTTCTGGCTGCTGCCGTTTGCCCGTCTGCTGCAAATCGGTATGCAGAACGATCGCACCACACAGCACAGTGGCTACTGGACGGTGATCAGTCAGCCTAATTACCTGTTCAGTCTGTTGAATACCGTGTTGTTGTCATTGGCTGTCACGCTCGTGACGCTGGTGATTGCCGCTGTTGTCGGCTGTTTTCTGGCGCGTCAACGCTTTGCGGGGCGCGGCACTTTGCTCGCCTTATTGACCTTCCCGCTGGCCTTTCCCGGCGTCGTGGTCGGTTTTCTGGTGGTGATGCTGGCTGGCCGTCAGGGCTTGCTGGCGCAAATTAGCATGAGCCTGGTGCACGAGCGCTGGACGCTGGCTTACTCACTGACCGGCCTGTTTATTGGCTATCTCTATTTCTCGCTGCCGCGCGCCATCGTCACGCTTGTCGCGGCCAGTGAAAAACTTGACCGTTCGCTGGAAGAGGCGGCACGTTCACTCGGTGCCAGCCAGTGGCGCATTACCTGGGATGTGATTGTGCCGGGTTTGCAGCCAGCGTTGCTCTCGACCGGCGCACTCTGTTTCGCCACCAGTATGGGCGCGTTTGGCACCGCTTTCACCCTTGGCACCGATTTGGCGGTGTTACCGCTGACCATTTATGGCGAATTTACTAACTACGCTAACTTCGCTACGGCGGCGGCGCTGTCAGTGGTGATGGGCGCGGTCGCCTGGCTGGCGCTCATGCTGGCGCGCCGTCTGGCACACAAGGGGGCAGCATGA
- a CDS encoding substrate-binding domain-containing protein yields MSDLISVAKLAGVSRATAARAFSDPHLLRPDTLEKVLAASEQLGFRPNHIARQLRTQSSTTLGVLLPSLLNPIFSRQLQAMERQARAAGYGLLVATSDYQPEREAAIVEHMLRQRVAGLVLTVADADNSAVLTTLHEASMPFVLAHNVPQQSHWPAICVDNRQAMREATEHLLSLGHRHIGMVAGPMLQSDRARLRYQGYGDAMHSAGLSALPVIEMTSHTHSDFALLQPQLQGAAPLTAVICTNDLLAISLIGAAARAGVRIPQQLSVMGFDGIDIGEQIAPSLASVTQPADMLGACAIDMLLQQASRGTRVLAHRLRSGESIAAPATAF; encoded by the coding sequence TGTCCGATTTAATCAGTGTGGCAAAGCTGGCTGGCGTATCTCGCGCTACCGCCGCACGCGCATTTTCTGATCCCCATCTGTTGCGGCCTGACACGCTGGAAAAGGTGTTGGCGGCATCAGAGCAACTCGGATTTCGCCCCAATCACATTGCACGTCAACTGCGCACGCAAAGCTCCACCACGCTGGGTGTGCTGCTGCCTTCGCTGCTTAACCCGATTTTCTCACGCCAGTTACAGGCGATGGAGCGTCAGGCGCGTGCGGCCGGATACGGTTTGCTGGTGGCGACCAGTGATTACCAGCCAGAGCGTGAAGCGGCGATTGTCGAACATATGCTGCGCCAGCGTGTGGCGGGATTGGTGTTGACCGTGGCCGATGCGGATAACAGCGCGGTCCTGACTACGCTGCATGAAGCCAGCATGCCGTTTGTATTGGCGCACAACGTCCCTCAGCAAAGTCACTGGCCCGCCATTTGCGTCGACAACCGCCAGGCGATGCGTGAAGCCACAGAACATTTGCTGTCACTCGGGCATCGCCATATCGGTATGGTCGCCGGGCCGATGCTGCAATCGGATCGTGCGCGCCTGCGTTATCAGGGCTATGGCGACGCTATGCACAGTGCCGGGCTGTCTGCGCTGCCGGTGATTGAGATGACCAGCCATACCCATTCTGATTTCGCGCTGCTGCAACCGCAGTTGCAGGGCGCAGCACCGCTGACGGCGGTGATATGTACCAATGATTTGCTCGCCATCAGCCTGATTGGTGCGGCGGCGCGTGCCGGTGTACGCATCCCGCAGCAACTTTCGGTGATGGGCTTCGACGGCATCGATATTGGCGAGCAGATTGCGCCGTCACTGGCGAGCGTCACTCAGCCAGCCGACATGCTCGGTGCCTGTGCCATCGATATGTTGTTACAACAAGCCAGTCGCGGCACCCGCGTGCTGGCCCATCGGTTGCGGAGCGGTGAGAGTATCGCCGCGCCAGCCACCGCTTTTTGA
- a CDS encoding ABC transporter substrate-binding protein, whose amino-acid sequence MKIFAGAIALTAGSLFSMMTQAAETAICYNCPPEWADWGTQLKAIAKDTGITVPQDNKNSGQALAQMVAEKGNPVADVVYYGVSFGIQADSAGVITGYKPAHWDDIPAGMKDPNGKWVALHSGTMGFMVNVDALGGAPVPQSWDDLLKPEYKGMIGYLDPASAFVGYVAAVAVNQAKGGNMQDFTPALNWFKKLQANQPIVPKQTAYARLLSGEIPILLDYDFNAYRAKYKDHANVAFVIPKEGTVTVPYVISLVKNAPHEANGKKVIDYVLSDKGQAIWANAFLRPVRTSAMSPEAKKFFLPDSDYARAQTVDYQQMADAQKAFSAKYLSEIH is encoded by the coding sequence ATGAAAATTTTTGCAGGAGCGATCGCGCTGACCGCCGGTTCGCTGTTCAGTATGATGACGCAGGCCGCCGAAACCGCGATCTGCTACAACTGTCCGCCCGAGTGGGCTGACTGGGGCACACAGCTCAAAGCCATTGCCAAAGATACCGGCATCACCGTGCCACAAGACAACAAAAACTCCGGCCAGGCGCTGGCGCAAATGGTGGCGGAGAAAGGCAATCCGGTGGCAGATGTGGTGTATTACGGCGTCAGTTTCGGCATCCAGGCCGACAGCGCGGGCGTCATCACCGGCTATAAGCCCGCACACTGGGATGACATCCCAGCCGGAATGAAAGATCCGAACGGTAAATGGGTCGCGCTGCACTCGGGCACCATGGGCTTTATGGTCAACGTGGATGCGCTCGGCGGCGCGCCAGTGCCACAATCCTGGGATGACCTGCTGAAACCAGAGTACAAAGGGATGATTGGCTACCTCGACCCGGCCAGCGCCTTTGTCGGCTATGTGGCGGCGGTGGCCGTTAACCAGGCGAAAGGCGGCAACATGCAGGACTTCACGCCAGCGCTGAACTGGTTCAAGAAGTTGCAGGCCAACCAGCCAATCGTACCGAAGCAAACTGCCTACGCGCGCCTGCTCTCTGGCGAAATCCCGATTCTGCTCGACTACGACTTCAATGCTTATCGCGCCAAATATAAAGATCACGCCAACGTCGCGTTTGTGATCCCGAAAGAGGGCACGGTGACGGTTCCTTATGTCATCAGCCTGGTGAAGAATGCGCCACACGAAGCCAACGGCAAGAAAGTGATCGATTATGTGCTGTCGGACAAAGGTCAGGCGATATGGGCCAATGCCTTCCTGCGACCAGTGCGTACTTCAGCGATGTCACCCGAAGCGAAAAAATTCTTCCTGCCGGATAGCGACTACGCCCGCGCCCAAACCGTCGACTATCAGCAGATGGCCGATGCGCAGAAAGCCTTCTCTGCTAAGTACCTGAGCGAGATCCACTGA